DNA sequence from the Peptococcaceae bacterium genome:
AGGGATAACATTTTAAAATTTTATTAATAAATGGTTTAAAAATGGAATACACTGGAAAAGTAAAGCCCAAGAGGCAATATGAGCTTTTTTGCTTGTATTGCCTTTTTATTTTGGATCAATTTATGTAATTCGGAACGGGGGTGATGTAATTTGCGGATAAGGAAAGCCGTTATTCCGGCCGCTGGCCTCGGCACAAGGTTTTTGCCCGCCACCAAGGCCCAGCCCAAAGAGATGCTGCCCATCGTGGATAAGCCGACCATCCAGTACATTGTCGAGGAAGCCATCCAGTCGGGCATAGAGGACATCATTATTGTTACCGGGCGCGGCAAAACGGCCATCGAGGACCACTTTGACAGGTCGTATGAACTGGAGGCGGCGTTAAACGCCAAGGGCAAGCGGGAGCTGCTCAACCAGGTCGAGTACATCTCCAATATGGCCTCGGTGTATTACGTGCGGCAAAAGGAGGCCAAAGGGCTGGGCCATGCGGTGTGGAGCGCCCGCAAGTTTATCGGCGACGAGCCTTTCGCCGTGCTCCTGGGAGATGACGTGGTCATTTCCGAGAAGCCGTGTTTGAAACAGATGATGGAGGTCTTTGAAGAATACCGGACTCCCGTTATCGGGATCCGTGAAGTAGACAGGTTTGACGTATCCAAGTACGGCGTCATTAAAAGCAGCGGCCAGATTAAAAAGGGCCTGCACAGTATCGTCAATATGGTGGAAAAGCCTTACCCGGAGGCGGCACCTTCAAACCTGGCCATAATGGGAAGATACATTCTCACTCCCGAAATAATACCGATCCTTGATACCCTTCCTCCCGGTTCCGGCGGGGAAATCCAGCTTACCGACGCGATCAGGGAACTCAATAAAACACAAAAGGTGTTGGGCTACGAGTTTGAAGGCATTCGTTACGATGTCGGCGATAAAGTCGGTTTAATCAAAGCCACGGTGGAATTTGCCCTGCGCAGGGACGACTTGAAAAAAGAAGTTGAAAAATACCTGGTGGATCTCGTGTATTCGCAGCTTGGATTCCGCAGTCCCGGTACGGTTGTCCTGCATAAAGTAATATGACTGCCCGGCGGATGTGATAATAAATTAAGGAGGATGATTCTAATGTCGGTTCGTGCAAAAAAAGGTTACTGGAGAAAGGCTTCGGTGATGTGCTTGATCATGCTTGCTTTTACCCTTTGTTCTTTTGATGCCGCCCTGGCCGGCCCTTACGGCGGCGGTTCCACGCCGCCGTCGCAAGAGACGCCGCCGGCCACCCCCATCACGGAAAACGTGAAAACCGACGATGACAGGGCCCTGGACCAGGCATTAAGGCAAACCGGCAAGGCTGTTTTGTCCTTGGGCGGTGCCGCTGCTGCCCGATTCAGCCCTGCGGTCGCAAATTCCCTGGCGCAGGCCAAAGAACCGCTAACCCTGGAAAAACCGGGGGTGAGTGTCCAGTTTTCCCCGCAGGCTCTCCAGGCTCCGGAGATCACAGGAGTGGTACAAAAGGAAAACGCCGTAATCGAAATCGGTGTTGAGGTGGTGTCCACGGCCGAAGCAAACAGCATCCTGGCCGGCGCTCCCCTGGGCCAGAGCACCGGGCTCTTCTCCGTTGGCGGGATCATGGTCGACCTCAGCGCCCAGGTAAAGACAGGAACCGCAACTGTTGGCATAGACGGTTTTCCTGAACCCGTGGCGGTGACCGTAGACCTTTCCAGTCTCGGCACTCTTACCCAGGAAGAGATCAACCAGCTCACCGGCGTGCGTTTGGAGAAAGACGCCGCCGGCAACATCGTTGCGGTCTCCCTCGGCGGCACCTATGACCCGGTAAAGAAGACTTTTACCTTCTATACCGACAGGTTCAGCTATTATACCGTGATGAAGAACACAAAGCTGGTAAAGATCGTCTTAACCCTCAACAATTCCACCGCTGTGCTGAACGGCAATACAAAAACCCTTGATTCGCCGGCCACCCTGGTCAATAACCGCACGATGGTCCCCTTGAGGTTTGTGGCAGAAAGCCTCGGCGTTAAGGTGGACTGGATCGGGGCCACCAGGACCGTAAAGATGAAGCTGGACGGCAAAGAACTCAGCCTGGTGATCGATCAAACCATACCTGGGCTTGACGTTCCCGCCAAGATCATCAACAGCCGGACCATGGTTCCCCTGCGCTATGTCTCCGAGTCGTTCGGCGCCAGCGTGAAATGGTTCCCGTCCACTTACAGGGTGGAAGTAGTGAGATAAATGTTTCGGCTTAAGGCCTTGGCTTATTGGGCGACAGGGGCCGGACTGGCTGCGGCGCCCTTGCTGAAAGGGCTCTTTTACCCGGAAGAACTGGTTTTAGCGCAGGTCTATTTGGGCGTCGCCTGGCTGTTGTATGCAATCTCCCGCCTTTCCGACAAGCGGGTTGAGCTTAAATTCGGCTCCATCGACTGCGCGGTCCTTGCTTATTTGCTGGCCAATGTTTTAACCCTCTTTGTCGCAGTCCATCTCCACGAGGCTGTTTTGGGGGTATACCGTGCAATAGATTATATACTGATTTTTTTCCTGGTGTCCAGCCTTACCAGGGAAGCGAAAGAGCGAGAAAAGTTTACCCGGTTCATTTTCTTCAGCACCGTGCTTGTTTCGGTAATAGGCATCCTGGCGGCCATGGAGATGGTAAGCTTTCCTGAGGCCTATGCCGGCAAACGAATCATGTCCACCTTCCAGTATCCCAATGCCCTGGCTATTTACTCGGCAGTGGGCATCATCACGGGATTAGGCTTTCTAATGACCAGCAGCGCCGCATATGCAAAAATACTGGTTGGTACAGGGATTTACCTTGATTTTATCGCCCTGCTGGGAAGCCTTTCCCGCGGGACCTGGCTTGTCCTGGGCCTGGTATTCCTTGTATACCTGCTGGGAAGCGGCAAGCGCTTTTTTTGGCCCAGCCTCTACCAGATCATGGTTATTACCCTCATCGGATGTATAAGCAGCAAGGGATTTCTCGGCGGGGTATACCGGCAGAATTACACGAACGCCTTGGAATGGCTGGTTCTGGGAGGAGCGTTTATTGCTGCAGGGCTGGCGGCGATTCATGTTTTGCCGGCCGTCGCCCGGCGCAAGCGGTTCCTGCGCAGACATAAAAAAGTGCTGCTTTGGGCCTTCACCCTGGAGATTCTTTGCTGCATATTATTCTATTTTTCCTATGCTTCCCAGGTCCTGCCAACCCCCGCCAGCCAGCTTTTGGACACGGAGGTGATCCAGAGGTTCGGCACAATAGGCGGGGAAGACGGCAGCTACATGGACCGGATGGACTATAACCGGGTTGCCCTGCAGATAGTCGGGGATCATCCCGTGCTGGGAACAGGGGCGGGGGGGTGGAACGCCCTTTACCACCTGTACCAGGACAGACTGTACTGGTCCAGCGAGGTTCACAACCACTATTTTCAGACCTGGGTGGAGTCAGGGACCGTCGGGCTTGCTGCCTACCTGGCCGTGTGGCTCTCGCTGCTGTGGCGCATTATCAGATTTTTGCTGCGCCCAAAAGGGGACTCGCGCTGGCCTTACACCTGGGCTGTCCTCCTGGCCTTTCTGGCGCTCCTGGTCCACAGCGGGATAGACATGGAACTTTCCATGCCGGCCGTGGCCCTGGTCTTCTGGTCGCTGGCGGCGGTGGTCAAGAGCGAGGTCAACGGGCACGGCCGCCGCAGGAGAAAAACCCTGGCCGTGCCTAAGCCGGGTTATATCGCCGGGTGCTTGCTGGTAGGGGTGATATTAATTATCCTCCCGGTCCGGGAATACCGGGCGATTTTGCTCGGCAAAGCGGGAGCGGAAGAAAAACGGCTCGGTTACTATCCACGGGCCATCGATAAATTCGAACAGGCCTATCGTCTTTCGCCCCTGTCCCCTGACCTGGCT
Encoded proteins:
- the galU gene encoding UTP--glucose-1-phosphate uridylyltransferase GalU, with product MRIRKAVIPAAGLGTRFLPATKAQPKEMLPIVDKPTIQYIVEEAIQSGIEDIIIVTGRGKTAIEDHFDRSYELEAALNAKGKRELLNQVEYISNMASVYYVRQKEAKGLGHAVWSARKFIGDEPFAVLLGDDVVISEKPCLKQMMEVFEEYRTPVIGIREVDRFDVSKYGVIKSSGQIKKGLHSIVNMVEKPYPEAAPSNLAIMGRYILTPEIIPILDTLPPGSGGEIQLTDAIRELNKTQKVLGYEFEGIRYDVGDKVGLIKATVEFALRRDDLKKEVEKYLVDLVYSQLGFRSPGTVVLHKVI
- a CDS encoding copper amine oxidase N-terminal domain-containing protein — encoded protein: MSVRAKKGYWRKASVMCLIMLAFTLCSFDAALAGPYGGGSTPPSQETPPATPITENVKTDDDRALDQALRQTGKAVLSLGGAAAARFSPAVANSLAQAKEPLTLEKPGVSVQFSPQALQAPEITGVVQKENAVIEIGVEVVSTAEANSILAGAPLGQSTGLFSVGGIMVDLSAQVKTGTATVGIDGFPEPVAVTVDLSSLGTLTQEEINQLTGVRLEKDAAGNIVAVSLGGTYDPVKKTFTFYTDRFSYYTVMKNTKLVKIVLTLNNSTAVLNGNTKTLDSPATLVNNRTMVPLRFVAESLGVKVDWIGATRTVKMKLDGKELSLVIDQTIPGLDVPAKIINSRTMVPLRYVSESFGASVKWFPSTYRVEVVR
- a CDS encoding O-antigen ligase family protein, whose product is MFRLKALAYWATGAGLAAAPLLKGLFYPEELVLAQVYLGVAWLLYAISRLSDKRVELKFGSIDCAVLAYLLANVLTLFVAVHLHEAVLGVYRAIDYILIFFLVSSLTREAKEREKFTRFIFFSTVLVSVIGILAAMEMVSFPEAYAGKRIMSTFQYPNALAIYSAVGIITGLGFLMTSSAAYAKILVGTGIYLDFIALLGSLSRGTWLVLGLVFLVYLLGSGKRFFWPSLYQIMVITLIGCISSKGFLGGVYRQNYTNALEWLVLGGAFIAAGLAAIHVLPAVARRKRFLRRHKKVLLWAFTLEILCCILFYFSYASQVLPTPASQLLDTEVIQRFGTIGGEDGSYMDRMDYNRVALQIVGDHPVLGTGAGGWNALYHLYQDRLYWSSEVHNHYFQTWVESGTVGLAAYLAVWLSLLWRIIRFLLRPKGDSRWPYTWAVLLAFLALLVHSGIDMELSMPAVALVFWSLAAVVKSEVNGHGRRRRKTLAVPKPGYIAGCLLVGVILIILPVREYRAILLGKAGAEEKRLGYYPRAIDKFEQAYRLSPLSPDLAAALAELYARRYKSLPLDVYKQRVYYYANRAVELAPYNIKTRWSLDAAYGLVGDEEALLKERERLAGLLPKDPYTLGTLAKTYFEQGMAFLERGNSAGARLYFSRCVSLTPKIEENYLMSEKRPNMRPSAQVYLLSGQASLLLADKEAAVEALSKALHHKDTKNQAGSLLALAYEDVDPANCAKFYNQYVKNNQENRPFFEKNRSLLNLVNGGKT